The genomic stretch GGGGGGGGATGGCCGAGATGAGGGATGGGGGGTGCAAAGGTTAAGGCTACCTGAAAAGATTGGTTTGGTCGGGTGGATTGGTTTGCGTACTGCGCTAATTTTTCAGGTAGCCTTTATTCGTTCAGGTATACTGCGCCGCTATTTGCTATGCAGCATTCGTTGGACGGCTTCGATTTTACCGATGAGGATGTCGGGCAGGGCGTGGATGGATTTGATGATGGCTTGGTTGATGAGGTCTCGGTCTTCGGAGCGGGGTTTTTTCAGCACATAATTCACTACTTCGTTGCGATCGCCGGGGTGGCCGATGCCTAGGCGCAGGCGGTAGAAGTCGGGTGTGCCGAGGCGAGCTTGGATGTCTTTGAGGCCATTGTGGCCGCCGTTACCGCCGCCGAGCTTGAATTTGATGCGGCCGGGCTCGAGGTCGAGTTCGTCGTGGATTACGAGGATTTCTTGGGGTTTGATTTTATAAAAGGCGGCGAGTGCCTGTACGGATTGGCCGGAGAGGTTCATATAGGTTTGCGGTTTGAGCAGGCGGATTTCGCCTTCACTCTGCGTACTGCGGGCATGGCTGCCGAAGAATTTTTTATCGTCTTGCCAGCGGGCCTGCCATTTGCGGGCGAGTTCGTCCAGCAGCCAGAAGCCGGCGTTGTGGCGGGTGTCTTCGTATTCGGTGCCAGGGTTGCCGAGGCCGACGATGAGTTTGATGGGCATGGGGTTTCCTTATTGGATTTCAGGCATAGCGGATTAACTTCACTTTCGCTACTGCATTGGTTCGTCTTGCCGTACTTCCGTACTGTCTGCGACTTGTTGTCTTGTAGGGGAAAATAATTGTTTCAGCTATCTCTTAGGCTGACCACAGCTGGCGGGCGAAGTTGCCGATTAAGAGACACAGCAGCGCCATAAAACCATAACGTAGCCAGCGGCTGCCGCCGAGCACCGCCAGCCGTGCGCCG from Eikenella exigua encodes the following:
- the pth gene encoding aminoacyl-tRNA hydrolase; translated protein: MPIKLIVGLGNPGTEYEDTRHNAGFWLLDELARKWQARWQDDKKFFGSHARSTQSEGEIRLLKPQTYMNLSGQSVQALAAFYKIKPQEILVIHDELDLEPGRIKFKLGGGNGGHNGLKDIQARLGTPDFYRLRLGIGHPGDRNEVVNYVLKKPRSEDRDLINQAIIKSIHALPDILIGKIEAVQRMLHSK